The Desulfomonilia bacterium genomic interval GCAGACCTTCCAGTGGATGGTTTCATATCCAGGCTTCATGGATAAGGCTGTTTCGATTGAAGGAACACCCTGGCTCAGTTCATACGATATGCTTGCGTGGCACGCGGAGTTGAGCGTTATTGACGCTGCACAGAACTGCGGTATGTCTCATGCTGATGTCATGAAAACAATAATGCCGATCCAGCAGCTTCTCGTATGGACACCCGCCTTTCGCGCCAAAAATACGAAGCCTGCGGATTTGCCGGGATTCATTGCCGCCGTGGAGAAGGAATATCTTAAATACAATGACCTCAACTGGGAGTGGCAGTTAAGGGCGATACTGGGCCATGATATCCTGAAGGCTTTCGACGGTTCTGCTGAAAAGGCCGCCGCAGCCGTGAAGGCAAAGGCTATGGTCATTACGTCAAAAAAGGATATGGCGGTATATCCGGGTCCGTCCGTGGCATTCGCAGCTATGATAAATGCCGAGGCGCCTCAACTTACCGGCGACTGCGGACACTTTGAATTTCTATGCGAAACCGCCAAACTGAGCAGCCTGGTGAACGGGTTTCTTGCTATGCCATGATCTTTTTCAGTATGCATGATAAAGCTTTATCATCTGATTTCCGAAACGATGATTGTATGCACGGCTATGAAAAGACAAGCCCTTTTGGCATAAATGAAATCCGATTTTTAAGAGGTGCCGATGAAAAAGCTTCATATCGCTGATACCGCACAGATAAAGAAAGGCCTGGTCACGGACGTCTATTTTCTGAGGACCGAAAAGATTCTCAAGGCCAGGAAGATGAACAAGCATGTGTGCATGGAGATTTTTTTAAAGAGCTTCCCGGACAGGGATTACAAATGGGGAGTCTTCGCAGGTCTCGAGGATGTCTGCACCCTGCTAGAGGGCAGATCTGTCGATGTGAACGCCATACCTGAGGGAAGCATGTTCTTCGCCGGTGAACCTGTTATGACGATCGAGGGCGATTATCTCGATTTCGGCGAACTCGAGACCGCAATACTCGGCTGCATATGCCAGGCATCGGGCATAGCAACAAAGGCTTCACGCCTGAGGCTCATATGCGGTGATAAAAAGCTAATAAGCTTTGGCGCCAGAAGGATGCACCCTGCCATAGCGCCCATGGTGGAGAGGGCCGCCTACATAGGGGGATGCGACGGAGTCGCCACAGTGGCCGCGGCCGAACTCATCGACGTAAAGCCGTCCGGCACCATACCTCATGCGCTCATCCTGCAGTTTGGTGATACCGTTAAGGCCGCGCTTGCATTCGATGAGATCATCGAATCGGATGTGCCCAGGGTCGTGCTTATAGATACGCTCATGGATGAGAAATTCGAGGCGCTGCGAGTGGCGGAGGCCATGGGCAAGAGACTTGCGGGCATAAGGTTCGATACCCCTTCATCAAGGAGGGGGAATTTCAAGAGACTCCTGGAAGAGGTAAGATGGGAACTCGATTTGAGGGGATACAATCACGTGAAGCTGTTTGTCTCCGGCGGGCTGGACGTGAAGTCCGTGTTTGAGATTAGGGACATCGCGGACGCATTCGGCGTGGGCACCAGCGTATCGAGCGCGGCCACACTAGACTTTTCAATGGACATAGTGGAAATCGAGGGGAAACCCTTTGCAAAGCGCGGCAAGGAATCCGGCCGCAAGAATGTGTTCAGGTGTGGAAAATGCATGAAGGGCTATGTCCTTCCTTCGGGGATGAAGGCCCCGAGATGTGTATGCGGAAAAATGGCAGCACCTGTACTGAAAGAGGTAATCAGAAAGGGCAGACTTGCGGCGGAGCTACCCGGGGCAAAGGATATACGTTCGCGGTTCATGAATGAGCTCAAGGTCTTTGCCGGTGATTGCGATGTAAAAGACCTGCTCTGTATATAACTGAAATGATACGGAGGAAGTGAAATGAAACAGCATCTCTTGATAATCGATCCGCAGTTTGACTTCTGTGACCCCGGTGGCGCATTATATGTCAAGGGCGCACAGGATGATATGAAGCGGCTTTCAGAGATGGTGAAAAGGCACTCAGGGGACATAACCGCAGTTCATGTCACACTTGACTGCCACCATTTTATAGACATAGCCCATCCGGTTTTCTGGAAGGATAAATCCGGAAGGCACCCGGAGCCGTTTACGATAATATCAAGAAGCGATGTGGAGAAAGGCGTCTGGAGTGCTACCGATCCGGCGATGGTTCAGCATACCCTCGAATATGTGGCGAGGCTTGAGGAAAACGGCAGGTATCAGCTCTGCATATGGCCGCCGCACTGTCTTATAGGCTCAATTGGCGGGACTGTCGTTAAGCCTCTCCACGACGCACTTCTCGGGTGGGAATACACGAAGGGAAAACCCGTCGATTACGTTGCAAAAGGCATCAACATAAAGACCGAGCACTACAGCGCCCTTATCGCAGAGGTGCCGGAAGAATCAGACCCAATGACCCAGCTGAACCTGCATCTGATTCAGATACTCAAGGACGCGGACAGGATACTCATTGCGGGCGAGGCCCTGAGCCACTGCATTGCAAACACTATACGGGATATAGCGGATTATCTGGGTGAAACCAATGTCAGGAAATTCGTGTTGCTTGAGGATTGTTCCTCAAATGTGGCA includes:
- a CDS encoding alpha/beta hydrolase; translation: MMKNIRILLFAAVVVLSFGTSLYAEEQLFADLGDFKLENGDVIKNCRLAYRTMGSMNSDKSNIILMTTWLSGTSQELVDLGFIGDGKMLDTKKYYVITVDAFGNGVSSSPSNSTMQPYDAFPLFSIKDMVESQHMLLTKYLKINHVYAVAGISMGGMQTFQWMVSYPGFMDKAVSIEGTPWLSSYDMLAWHAELSVIDAAQNCGMSHADVMKTIMPIQQLLVWTPAFRAKNTKPADLPGFIAAVEKEYLKYNDLNWEWQLRAILGHDILKAFDGSAEKAAAAVKAKAMVITSKKDMAVYPGPSVAFAAMINAEAPQLTGDCGHFEFLCETAKLSSLVNGFLAMP
- a CDS encoding nicotinate phosphoribosyltransferase produces the protein MKKLHIADTAQIKKGLVTDVYFLRTEKILKARKMNKHVCMEIFLKSFPDRDYKWGVFAGLEDVCTLLEGRSVDVNAIPEGSMFFAGEPVMTIEGDYLDFGELETAILGCICQASGIATKASRLRLICGDKKLISFGARRMHPAIAPMVERAAYIGGCDGVATVAAAELIDVKPSGTIPHALILQFGDTVKAALAFDEIIESDVPRVVLIDTLMDEKFEALRVAEAMGKRLAGIRFDTPSSRRGNFKRLLEEVRWELDLRGYNHVKLFVSGGLDVKSVFEIRDIADAFGVGTSVSSAATLDFSMDIVEIEGKPFAKRGKESGRKNVFRCGKCMKGYVLPSGMKAPRCVCGKMAAPVLKEVIRKGRLAAELPGAKDIRSRFMNELKVFAGDCDVKDLLCI